The nucleotide window AGAAGCGCACGGATGGCGTCATGATTTCTGTTGGCCAATTCGATGTGCTCTTGTTCCGTCGCCATTGAATTCAATCGTGAAGGAATGATCGAGAAACGATTGTAACGATTCGTTGGACACCAACGGAAGAGCCCTCGTGCTCAACTTAATTAAATCAAGGTCTGGATCGTTCGCGATTTCCACGCCTAGATCCGATAAAGCATCCGTGATTTCGTCTTGGAACTCGACTTGTTTTCGCACGACGATGAAACGGAGCGTGCTCTCGCGGGCCGTGAGAAATGCGCGGTCCCAACTCTCCCCATGCTCCTCCAGCCAGCACGCCAATCGCTTCACGAGTACACTGAATTGCTTCGAAAACTGCTCGTAATGCTGATTCTGGCGCAGAATCTCAATCGCCTTGCCGATTTTCACCATGAATCGGTCTTGATCGTTTGGCGTGACAACGAGATTCCCGTCACGCTGTTCCCATTTGAGTTGCATGACGGCCGGGGGAGCTGATTGGTCGAAAGCGGCGTTCATTTTTGAGATCCAGTCTTAAATAGGGCGCATAAAAAACCGCGCTTTGCTGCGCGGCCAGCTGCACGTCTCCACCGTCAATGGCTGGCGTCCCAGCCAACCACCGGCCGCTCCACATTCGGTCGGTCATCGTTCCTATTCGACATTGTACAGCGTCGAAAATAACTTTGGTTCGCAGGCGAGTCAAGCGTTTGCGTCGCGTGTGCGGCCCGCCGGCTTCGCGGCGTTGGCTACGCAAAGTGTTGCAGCACAAAGCTTTGTGCGCGACATTGACCATGGGTGTTTTCCTACGACGTTGCTGGAGATTTTGGCTCTGGCGCGCGGGCCAAGACTCTTCACCCGCAGGAATGCAGCCGCCCATTTTTGCTGAACTACCCCCATCGTCCCGGCGCGTCGGGGCCAGTCCCACCCTACGCTCGGACAGCGACGTCCGTGGCGAGCGTGGCCCAGGGAACGTCGACCCGCGTGAGCACGCGGCGGGCAGCCTCGGCACAGTCGCCGCGGTCTTCGACCATCGCGGCGGCAGCCTGGGCCAACGAAAGCCCACCTGCTTCGCGGCAAAACACAAGATCGCCTTCGTCTCCGACGACGACCGTCGACGGCTTGAGCCCGTGCCGCACGGCATCGACCACTTCGCCACAACTTGGTCCCCGCGGCACGACGACCAACAGGTGGTCGACGCATTCCAGTCGGTTCAGCCTTGGCGCCGCCTGCTCCGCGGCGCCGGTGAGTGCGCCGGCCAGCTTTTCGCCGCTGGGACAAACTTTCAGGAGCAGTTGGCCGGCATTCAGTCCGGCCAGAGAATCCGCCACCGTTCGCCGCGCATGCTCCAACAACTGGTCTCTCAACGCGTGCCACTCCTCGGCAGACCGCGGCGCCAAGCCGAGCAAGCCGCCTTGGGAAGCCAACCATTCGTCCCGTAATGATTGCTCGAATTGCGCCACGTAGTCGGGCTGCCGAACTCGCTCCAGCTCGTCGCCCAAGGCGGAGCCGTAAATGCCGGCCGCGTCCGGCTGATTTTCGTAGGTCGCGGCGGCCGTGGCAAATTCGGCGACCAACCACTCGACCGACTGCCGCAACTTGAAGAGCTGGTCGTTCAGCGCGGCGAGCTTGTGAGCTATCCCTTCGAGCAATGTGGAAACCTGTTTGTGCAGCGTGGCCCCCAACCGCAGGCGGCAATAGCGCAGCAGGTGCTCTTCGGGATCGTTCGAGGCGGTAAACCGTCCGAACCATCCGAACCGCTCGCCCGGCAGGTCGCCGCGCTGTAGCCTCGACCAGAGCGCCGCCGCGTCAGCCTGGTCCTGCTGATAGACCGCCTCGGCCGCTTGCCGAAGATTGCGGACGTGCTCGTGAAACAGGCTGCCGGCGGCGATGGCGGCCGGCAAGCGTGCCCGTGGAGCCTCGACCAGTTGCGAAATCGACTCGATCAGCGACGAAGCCATTCCGGCCGCCAGTTTGTCGGCGGCGTCGCGCAACGACGCTTCGAACCGCGTCGGACGGGCCGCTTGTCCGGGGTCGAACTGCGTCGGCAGGCCAAGCACCGCATGGATGCGGCGCAGCTCCTCGCCAAAGGGACCGGCCGGATCGTCGTCGCCCACGATCGCTGGCCGCCCGGCGTCGCCGATCACCAATGAGCGAAAATGGGCGTCGGCACTGCCGCCCAACGCCTGGTCGGCCACGCCTTGCAGCCGGGTGAGCAACTCGTCGAGCTGAAAATCGGGCGGCTTGATGCGAAATTCCGGTCGCTGGTCGTCGTGCGCCTCGCCCAGCCACTGTTGCGCAAGCTGCAAGCAGAGTTGCTCCGCCTCGCGCTGCGCGAGCGCAAAGCGGTCGAAGCGGACCGAGGAAAGACCGAAGGTGCGCAGCCGCGGGGCGTCTTGCTTTGTCCCCGCCGCGGCGCGCTGCGACCGGCGCAAATCGTCGAGGGCCGCACCGCATGCCGTGGCGGCGTCGAGATACAAGTATTCGGCGACCTGTTGCGTGGCATCGTCGAAATCGGCGTCGCTCAGCTCTTCGCCAAGATTCACGAGGTAGGCGTCGCTAAAGGGCGGCTCGGAAACGTCGCCCGCCGGAAGCACCTCGACGGGACCCGTCCGATAGGCCGCGCCGCCCTGCATGAAATGACTGAGCTCGGTCAGCGTGGCGTAGGCGTTGGTCTTTCGTAGATCGTTGGCGGCGCTTCGCGCCAGCGTGGCGTGCAACATCATCCCTCGCACACTCTCCGCCGGCAGGCCCAGTTCCTCCAGTTGTTGCCGCACGGCATACGCGACATCGAGCAGCATGCCGCTGCCCGTGCCGCCGCCGATGGACGTGATGACGAACACCTGCGGCGACTGCTGCCGCACGGGCAGGGCCAACGTCTGGGAAGTGAGGCTCAGCGAATCCGGCCGCACGGTCTCGCCGATGGCTGCCCGAATGCGCTCGCCAATGGCCTGCCGATGATCGATGAAGGCCAGTCGTCCCAACGGCCGCAGACCCTCGGTGAGCAGCGACCGCGGGATGTTGTAGAGCCACCGGCGGCTGAGCCAGCTCAGAATCTCGTCGGCCGACGACCGATATTCGGCCGGCTTACGCAGCGGCAGCGCGTGCATTTCACCGGCCGCCAGTCCGTCGCCGTCGTCGCCTGCTTCCGCGAGGCGCAAGGCGGTCCGGTCGGTGTCGAACAGCAAAAACTGCAGGCCGGGAAGCCCGGTTCGTTCGGCAGACACACGCTTCAGGCGTTGGCGCAGGTGCAGCAACACGCGGGCCGCGGCGCCGCCCAGGCCGAGAAAGAGCGTCGGCCGAAAGCCGGCTGCGACGGAATCGGAAGGCGGCGTGCCGTGCGGATCGTTCAATGCGGCCGTCCTCACGTCACGCGCGTAAAATAGCTTTGCACCACGCGGTCGAAATACGCGGGCAGCATCTCGATCGCCAACTCGTGATAGACGCAATAGCTGCGGACTTGCGCCAGCAAATCGCGCGGATGGCAGCGCCGCAGTCCGCGGCCGTGCGGCAAATAGTGAGTCTGAATCAAGTAGTCGACCGCGTCGCGGCGGTAGCGGAAACCGAGCTTCGGCGCGTAGAACTCGAACAACCGATGAAACTCGTCTTCCGATGGATCGACGATGTTGATTTTATAGGGAATGCGGCGTAAGAAGGCTTCGTCGACGAGCGATTCCGGCTCCAGGTTCGTCGAGAACAGAATCAATTGCTCGAAGGGAACTTGGATCTTCTTGCCGGAGGCGAGCATCAGGAAATCATAGCGCTTTTCCAGCGGCACGATCCAGCGGTTCAAGAGGTCGCCGGGCGGCATCCGCTGCCGGCCGAAATCGTCGATCAGCAGCGAGCCGCAATTGCTCTTCAATTGCAAGGGGGCTTCGCTGACGTTGGCCCGCGGGTCGTGGCGGATTTCGAGCGCGTCCATCGTCAACTCGCCGCCGGCCACCACGGTGGGCCGCCGGATTTTGATCCACCGCCGGTCGTAATCGTTCTGCTTCAAAAAGCTGCCGTGTGCATCTTCGACCGCTTTGTGATAAGCCGGGTCGAAGAGCTTGATCAGTTGCCCGTCTTCGATCAGCGTGCGGGGCAGCCAGATGTTCTGGCCAAAGCAGCGCGTGATGCGTTCGGCGAGCGTGGTCTTGCCGTTGCCGGGCGCGCCGTACAAGAACATGCCGGCGCCGGAATTGACCGCGGGACCAAGCTCCTCGTAGACCGTGGCATCGACGGTGATGTCGTGAAAGGCTTCTTCGAGTTGAGCGCGTTTCGGCGTTTCGGCCCGGATCGTCTGGGCTTCGACCGACATGATGTAGTCGATCAAGGGCACCGGCGCCGGGCCGATGTAGCCGCAGGCGTCGAGATAGGTCTGCGCTCGCTGCCGTCCCTGGTCGGTGAGCGTGTAATAGTAGTCGTTGAACGGGGCCGAGCCGGTATGCGCGGCGAACTGGCGGTTTCGCAGCTTGTGCAGCTCCGGTTCGACGATCCCCATCGGCAAGCCGAGGTGCTCGGCGATGCCGCGGCCGCTGGCGGTGCCGGCGGCTGACAGATATTTGCACACCAGCGAGTCGATGAGCGAATCGCTTAATCCGGTGTCGGCCAGTGTGGCCGGTTCGGCCGGTTTGAACGATTCGTCGGAAAGTATCGCCGCCAGCAAATGGACCGGCGGTTCTGCGGCGAGTGTGGCGGTCATGACCGGTATCCGTTGGGGTCGGGCGGTGAAAAAAAGCAGGGACGTGAAAGTGTACCTTGCGTTCGCCGGCCGCACCAAAGTCGCCTTTCGCTCCGCGAAAGGGTGCCCTTTCGCGGAGCGAAAGGCGACGATGCTGGAGGGCCGGCGCTCGTCCCAGTGCGCCGGGACTTGGCCAACCTTACGGCGTTGCGGCCCAGATCGTCGATTCGTTGACATGTTTTGCGCACGTCAACGCACGGCATGCCATAATTTTTTCATATTAGCAGTTGCAATCGCCGGTTGACGTGACCATAATATGCCAATAACTGTCATAACGGTGAAAACTAGTGCTCGCCGAAGAGCGGAGAACTCGACTGCTGGAACTGGTGCGAACGCGTGGCTTCGCGGCCCTGCCCGACCTGGCCGACGCGCTCAAGGTCTCCGAGTCGACCGTGCGACGCGATTTGGAGCACCTTGAAGACGCCGGAGCCGCCAAACGGACGCATGGCGGCGTGTTTTATACGGGCACGTCGCCCAAGTTGCCGCATTTTGACGAGCGGCAACCGGCGGAATGGGACAAAAAGCGGGCGATCGCTGTTCGGGCGGGGGAACTGATCGACAACGGTGATACCGTCCTGCTCGACGGAGGAACAACAACTTACGAAGTGGCCCGATTGCTTGTCGGCCGGCCGCTGCAAGTGGTCACCAACTCGCTGCCGGTGGCGAACTTGTTCGCGGCCAGCGCGAACACCGACCTGGTGCTGTTGGGCGGTTACGTCTATCCGCGGACGGGAGTGTCACTGGGACCCTACGCGAATGAGATGCTTGAACGGCTGAATGTGCGAAAGACGGTGCTCAGCGTGTCGGGCATCAACGATCGCGGCTGCTTCAACAACAACCTGCTGCTGGTCGAAACCGAGCGGGCCATGATGCAGGCCGCGGAAGAAGTCATTGTGGTGGCCGACAGCACGAAGTTCGGCCATCACAGCCTGGCGCACCTGTGCGGCCTGGAAGAAATCAATCATTTCGTCGTCGATAGCGAGATCAGCCAAGATTGGCGAAGTAAGCTTTTGGCGGCCGGCACCGACCTGCTCGTCGCCGGCGCGACCGACAACACGTAGAGACAGCCCATGACCACCAACACGCTCGATCGCCGGGCCATCGAACAGATCGTGCGCCAGATCGTTCTGGAGCGTGCGACCGCGGCGACCGGGCCCAAGCTGGTGGTGAGCATCTCCGCGCGTCACTTGCACCTCGCCGAAGAGCACGTCGAGACGCTCTTCGGTCAGGGTCACAAGCTGACGCCGATGAAGGACCTTTACCAGGACGGCTTTTACGCGGCGGAAGAAACCGTGATGGTCGTCGGGCCAAAACGAAAAATGCTGCCTTCGGTGCGGGTGCTGGGGCCGACGCGGCCCTATAGCCAGGTCGAGCTGGCGTTTACCGACGGCATTTCGCTGGGCATCGACCTGCCCGTGCGGCCCAGCGGCAAAATATCGGGGACGCCCGGCTGCGTGTTGGTGGGACCGAAAGGCGTGGTCGAGCTGAAAGAGGGCCTGATCCGCGCCGAGCGGCACGTACACATGAACTTGGAACACGCCAAACACTACGGCGTGCAGAACGGCGACCGCATGAGCCTGCGGATCGACTCTTCGTGCGCGACGGTGTTTCGTGACCTGTTGGTGCGGGCCGACGAGACCAGCAAGCTGGAAGTACACCTCGACACCGACGAAGGCAACGCCGCCGACCTGGACCACGCCTGGAAGGTGGAGCTGCTGAGGCAGGAGTAAGAGTATCTCCCTCTCCCTCCGGGAGAGGGAACTACAAGACACCCCGTTTCCCATTCTCATTTTCGGAGTACAGATTTCATGGCAAAGCAGAAAGCAATGGAAGCGCTGGGCATGATCGAGACCAAAGGCTTTGTGTGCCTGGTCGAGGCCAGCGACGCAATGATGAAGGCCGCGAACGTCGATTTTCTTGGCTGGGACAAGGTCGGCAGCGGCCTGGTGACGGCGTTCGTCACCGGCGACGTGGCAGCCGTCAAAGCCGCGACCGACGCCGGTGCCGCGGCGGCCGGGCGCATCGGCGAAGTCGTCAGCGTGCAGGTCATTCCCCGTCCGCACGACGATCTCGGCGTGGTCTTGCCGGCGGCGGTGAAAGGCGGCGATTTAGGATAGGCGTAGGGTGGGACCAGCGAGCTTGCGAGCGCCGGCCCACCGATAGCGGCGCCGTTTATATGGTGGGCCGGCGCTCGCAAGCTCGCTGGTCCCACCCCTACGAACCAAGACTCACAAATTCTCACAGGACTCAACTTACATGAACGACGCGATCGGATTATTGGAAACCAAGGGCCTGGTGGCGCTCGTCGAAGCCACCGACGCGATGGCCAAAGCGGCCAACGTGCAGATTGTTAAAAAAATCGCCATCGGCGGCGGCCTGGTCACGACCGTGGTCCGCGGCGACGTGGGCAGCGTGCGTGCGGCCGTCGAAGCGGGCGCCAATGCGGCCCAGCAGATCGGCGAGCTGGTCGCCAGCCATGTCATTCCCCGTCCCGCCGACGGATTGGTGAAGGCGTACCTGTCTTAGGGATGTAATTACCGCTTATGAAGGTATTGGTCGCCAATCTCGGCTCGACGAGTTTCAAGTATCGCCTGTTCGATATGGACGGCGAGCGGCAGCTTGCGCGCGGCGGCACCGAACGGATCGGCTCGGCGGAAAGCCGCTCGTTCGTCGAGATCAGCGGCCGGCGGCACGAGATGCTGTCGGCCGTGCCCGATCATGCGGTGGCGGTGCGTCGCTGCCTGGAGCAGTTGACCGATCCGCAACACGGTTGCCTGAAAGACGCCTCCGAAGTGGCGGCGATCGGTTTCAAGGCCGTGCATGGCGGGGCATTCAGCGGCGTCGAGCGCGTGACGCCCGAAGTGTTGGCGGCGATGGAGGCGATGAGCGAAGTCGCGCCGGCTCACAACCCGCCCTACGTCGCGGCCATGCGGCTGCTGAGCGAAAAGCTGCCGGAGATCCCGCTGGTGGCGGCGTTCGAGACCGGCTTTCACCAGACGGTCCCCGACCGGCTGCGCTTCTACGCCGTGCCTTACGAGTGGGCCGAAAAGCATCGCGTCCAGCGATGGGGATTTCACGGGGCGAGCCATCGCTACATCGCCGGCCGCATGGCCGAACTGCTGGGCCGCAAGGACCTGCGAATCATCTCTTGTCACCTCGGCGGTTCTAACTCGCTGTGCGCGATTCGC belongs to Pirellulales bacterium and includes:
- a CDS encoding tubulin-like doman-containing protein, which produces MNDPHGTPPSDSVAAGFRPTLFLGLGGAAARVLLHLRQRLKRVSAERTGLPGLQFLLFDTDRTALRLAEAGDDGDGLAAGEMHALPLRKPAEYRSSADEILSWLSRRWLYNIPRSLLTEGLRPLGRLAFIDHRQAIGERIRAAIGETVRPDSLSLTSQTLALPVRQQSPQVFVITSIGGGTGSGMLLDVAYAVRQQLEELGLPAESVRGMMLHATLARSAANDLRKTNAYATLTELSHFMQGGAAYRTGPVEVLPAGDVSEPPFSDAYLVNLGEELSDADFDDATQQVAEYLYLDAATACGAALDDLRRSQRAAAGTKQDAPRLRTFGLSSVRFDRFALAQREAEQLCLQLAQQWLGEAHDDQRPEFRIKPPDFQLDELLTRLQGVADQALGGSADAHFRSLVIGDAGRPAIVGDDDPAGPFGEELRRIHAVLGLPTQFDPGQAARPTRFEASLRDAADKLAAGMASSLIESISQLVEAPRARLPAAIAAGSLFHEHVRNLRQAAEAVYQQDQADAAALWSRLQRGDLPGERFGWFGRFTASNDPEEHLLRYCRLRLGATLHKQVSTLLEGIAHKLAALNDQLFKLRQSVEWLVAEFATAAATYENQPDAAGIYGSALGDELERVRQPDYVAQFEQSLRDEWLASQGGLLGLAPRSAEEWHALRDQLLEHARRTVADSLAGLNAGQLLLKVCPSGEKLAGALTGAAEQAAPRLNRLECVDHLLVVVPRGPSCGEVVDAVRHGLKPSTVVVGDEGDLVFCREAGGLSLAQAAAAMVEDRGDCAEAARRVLTRVDVPWATLATDVAVRA
- a CDS encoding AAA family ATPase — encoded protein: MTATLAAEPPVHLLAAILSDESFKPAEPATLADTGLSDSLIDSLVCKYLSAAGTASGRGIAEHLGLPMGIVEPELHKLRNRQFAAHTGSAPFNDYYYTLTDQGRQRAQTYLDACGYIGPAPVPLIDYIMSVEAQTIRAETPKRAQLEEAFHDITVDATVYEELGPAVNSGAGMFLYGAPGNGKTTLAERITRCFGQNIWLPRTLIEDGQLIKLFDPAYHKAVEDAHGSFLKQNDYDRRWIKIRRPTVVAGGELTMDALEIRHDPRANVSEAPLQLKSNCGSLLIDDFGRQRMPPGDLLNRWIVPLEKRYDFLMLASGKKIQVPFEQLILFSTNLEPESLVDEAFLRRIPYKINIVDPSEDEFHRLFEFYAPKLGFRYRRDAVDYLIQTHYLPHGRGLRRCHPRDLLAQVRSYCVYHELAIEMLPAYFDRVVQSYFTRVT
- a CDS encoding DeoR/GlpR family DNA-binding transcription regulator; the protein is MLAEERRTRLLELVRTRGFAALPDLADALKVSESTVRRDLEHLEDAGAAKRTHGGVFYTGTSPKLPHFDERQPAEWDKKRAIAVRAGELIDNGDTVLLDGGTTTYEVARLLVGRPLQVVTNSLPVANLFAASANTDLVLLGGYVYPRTGVSLGPYANEMLERLNVRKTVLSVSGINDRGCFNNNLLLVETERAMMQAAEEVIVVADSTKFGHHSLAHLCGLEEINHFVVDSEISQDWRSKLLAAGTDLLVAGATDNT
- a CDS encoding phosphate propanoyltransferase — encoded protein: MTTNTLDRRAIEQIVRQIVLERATAATGPKLVVSISARHLHLAEEHVETLFGQGHKLTPMKDLYQDGFYAAEETVMVVGPKRKMLPSVRVLGPTRPYSQVELAFTDGISLGIDLPVRPSGKISGTPGCVLVGPKGVVELKEGLIRAERHVHMNLEHAKHYGVQNGDRMSLRIDSSCATVFRDLLVRADETSKLEVHLDTDEGNAADLDHAWKVELLRQE
- the eutM gene encoding ethanolamine utilization microcompartment protein EutM; protein product: MAKQKAMEALGMIETKGFVCLVEASDAMMKAANVDFLGWDKVGSGLVTAFVTGDVAAVKAATDAGAAAAGRIGEVVSVQVIPRPHDDLGVVLPAAVKGGDLG
- a CDS encoding BMC domain-containing protein; this translates as MNDAIGLLETKGLVALVEATDAMAKAANVQIVKKIAIGGGLVTTVVRGDVGSVRAAVEAGANAAQQIGELVASHVIPRPADGLVKAYLS
- a CDS encoding acetate/propionate family kinase, which codes for MKVLVANLGSTSFKYRLFDMDGERQLARGGTERIGSAESRSFVEISGRRHEMLSAVPDHAVAVRRCLEQLTDPQHGCLKDASEVAAIGFKAVHGGAFSGVERVTPEVLAAMEAMSEVAPAHNPPYVAAMRLLSEKLPEIPLVAAFETGFHQTVPDRLRFYAVPYEWAEKHRVQRWGFHGASHRYIAGRMAELLGRKDLRIISCHLGGSNSLCAIRNGQSVANSLGMSPQSGLPHNNRVGDFDPFALPVLMKETGKSLAEILRDLDSKSGLLGLSGLSGDVRDLEEAASQGNARARLALDVFTTSIRHYLGAYLLELGGADAIVFTGGIGENGVNVRAAVCAGLEWLGVALDPAANGRAKGECSIGASESRTQIWVVPTNEELIVARQANQLIDGMRDEG